In the Gymnogyps californianus isolate 813 chromosome 3, ASM1813914v2, whole genome shotgun sequence genome, one interval contains:
- the TTC32 gene encoding tetratricopeptide repeat protein 32 has product MEREAPGGAAELLAAAQAQLAARRLSAAEELYSRFIARARRDLATALNNRGQIKYFRVEFAAAMEDYTAAIECQPGFEVPYYNRGLVLYRLGCFDEAMKDFRKVLELNPQFEDAALSLKQAILDKEEKQKRGY; this is encoded by the exons ATGGAGCGGGAGGcgccgggcggcgcggcggagCTGCTGGCGGCGGCGCAGGCGCAGTTGGCGGCGCGGCGGCTGTCGGCGGCGGAGGAGCTCTACAGCCGCTTCATCGCCCG CGCCCGCCGCGACCTCGCCACGGCCCTCAACAACCGGGGCCAGATCAAGTACTTTCGGGTGGAGTTCGCCGCCGCCATGGAGGACTACACGGCCGCCATCGAGTGCCAGCCCGGCTTCGAGGTGCCCTACTACAACCGGGGCCTGGTGCTCTACCGGCTGG GATGCTTTGATGAGGCCATGAAAGATTTCAGGAAAGTATTAGAGTTAAACCCCCAGTTTGAAGATGCTGCATTGAGTCTAAAACAGGCTATTCttgataaagaagaaaaacaaaagcgGGGCTATTGA